The region AAGCATACCCTAACATGACAAACCCTAGTCCTTAAATaccataacaaaataatatgcataAAGAGACTAGAAACTGGAAAACCCTAACCCAAAGAAACCAGGTACAGTATGCTGGAGCACTTGCTAAAGTCACCTATCAATCTTGAGCGAGAACTTAGGTTTGCTCTCGCATCAAGATATCATCAGTATTTTTAGCAAAAAGTACACGGTGGTGTATTGGGATATAGCAAGTTACCGGCATCTTCAAGAACTGATGCAAAGTGAGAAGCACGTCCTATATAACGGGAGGATTCTATTAAGAAGATAAATACCATTGTATATGGTGCCAGTCACAGAAAGGAACCAAGGGGCACACTATACCTCTCATTTTGCTATCCATTGATCGGTTTCCCAAACCTTCCATTCGCCCATCTTTACTCTTCACTCTAATTGTGTTATGAATTATCACCATTGGTGGCCACATAATCAAATCATCCTGGTTTGCCCCTGCTTCATCAGCAGGTAAGAACTGATAGGCCTTTGAGTTATCAGGAGGCATCGAATAATTCCATCTCATTAGAATACAGAGAGCTTTATGTAAGCCCAAGTGATCCACACGCACATCTGCATTATCTGAGCTATACGTGTGCATTATAAGCGCATGCATGTCTGGGAAGTCTTTGGAAGACCTGTAATTTTGCATATCAAGGGCATCGAAGAATAATAATTCAGCTTTCTCTCAGATATCGTTAAGTCTACAAGTTCTAACTGAATGAATAGCAAAGACGCATTCACCACCAGATTTTCGATAAGTTAAGGCACAAACAGACAAATAACACGTCAAGCACACATCATAGAGACCATGCCTTCTGTGCTTCGACCGAGATAAACAATAAACACCAAGAATAATAATCTTCTGATGCTTTCTTCCAAGGAATGATTTCTTAACCCTACTTGTGTCAGGCTAGTGATTTTTTCACTTCCTCCCCCATCAATTTCACACGTTCAGTCCCTAAAGCCTTTAAATTCTACAAACCCTAACTCTaacaaaatcatctaaaaacttTCCTTTTGCTGTCCTGCATCACTAGTGCGCAtgtactaaaaataataaaatagaaggGTTATTGGGAACTCCAAAGTTAAGAAGAAATGTTTCGCAAGCATAATGTCAATTCAAACTAAAGCTGAACCTCAAACTAGTTTGATACTTTCTCTtccattatgatatattttacaCCTAAATTATCCATCCATCTTTGCACCTTTTCCCTCTTGACTGCTCCAAACCAGTTACTCTTCAGCACCTTGTACATCCGCAAGTCCACATTGGACAAGGCAAAGCACCTTAAACAGTCCTTGCTTGAATTATAGCTAGTTCATAGCCAACATGCAAACCTCATAATAGTCAGCAAAGAGAAATGGCCCACAACCAAAACAAAGCAACTTATGGTCAAACAGGCACAAGCAGGAATTGATGCCATCTTGAGATCATAAAAGAGAGGATCTATATGATAAAAGTCTATCATACAAAATGGTCAAAACTCATCTGAAGTAGAAAAGATGAGAAAGGAAGCAAACTGATACCCTGTAAATAACTTCTAGGATATTTATACCTTGATAGTGCAAGCATAAAATCCAAGATttgatgttataaataatattgcACAAGAAAACTGGCATCAACTGCCTTTATTGGTCAACTAAAGCACCAGACAAGGAAATGAAACTATTCATACTTTCCAAATACATGTCCATATTTAAAAACCATGAGCATTAAATGTAcagccaatatttttttatgaggtaaGTTATCCGAATGATTTAGAGTTTataagtgtaaagaaaaaacaaaagtcaacttGGTTCAGAAAGTTTCACTCATCAAAATGCTCTTAGATGTACATTTTGACTGCCCCTTGAGAATTAAGCAATCCTCAAAGCATAACAATCTGCCAGGTTACATAGGAGAAACAAATCCGTAAACCCATTTGAAAAGGCATAAAGACATGACAGCTAATCTTCTCTTTACAAAAAGTGAAACGACAAGGTGAATGCATAGACTGTTTTCCAACTTGAAAGTTTGAAATCAATGAAGGAACTTGCATATGTCTGCAATAAATGCACTAACTTTACAATGTTGTTAAGACCAATTGCAAACCAAGTCTATACAGGATCTATCACAGAAATTTACAATGTGAGTCGCAATTCAGTAGGCAAGCTGACATTCATAACTCAAGGTAAGCGACTTAATAACAACTATTCTGTGTCAGATATAAGAACAAGATAACAAGGCAAGATACAACCAAAAGGCCTACCAATCTGAagtagaaaagggaaaaaagaaaaagaaaagaaacgagAAGAAAAGACAAACAGCTAGACTATAACTACAGCTAATCTGCAAATAACTTCTAAAACTTTTACACCCCAGTACAGTCTCATATAAGCCAATTAATGAAAATCTAATAAAGAATATCACACATGGAAACAAGCTCCAACTACCTTCCTTGATTAATTGAAGTACCAAGcaaaaaactagatttttttttcactttccaaATAAGGCATCCCTATCAAGACTAATCATAAGCAACAAAGGTAGTATATGAACAATCAACATTTGGAAATTGTCAGAAAAGTTAACCTGATAATGTAATAGCAAAGATGTGATGAAGTTCATCCAAGTTAAGAATATTTCACGCACCAGTATCCAATTCAATGCAGTATATATTCTCACCATGCACGGAAATTAAGCAATCATCAAAGGATAACACATGTTCCAAACAAAAAAGCATCTATGAATCTATTGGCAAAAGCATAAAGAGATGacagtatatttttaattctacaAAAAGTGCACATGAAAAGGTGAATGATCAAACTCATTTTCTAACTAGGTTGAAACTCAGACCAGAAACCTATATTTTTATCTACAATAAGTTTACTAAGCCTATGATGATGTTAGCAGTTTTAGTGAGAACCAAAAGAAATACCTAAGTTCTACCACAGAAAATTACTACTCCAAGTCCAAACTCAGCTGCCAACTTGACATCTATGACAATAAGGAACTTACAGTTGAGTAAGAACAATAAAGAGAAGTAACCACGTGACAAAACAAATGGCTAGGAAAGAATTCATTAAACTACTCTAACAGGAGGAAAGGCTCTTTAACTATCATGTACCAGTCAAGAACTTTCATGTCTTACTACATGCAATAGCAGTGATAATTTGTTAATCAAATGTGATTTCTGCAGTTAGTGCATTTCTATCAACATTGCTAGCATCTTACCAGTCTTAGGCCTACCCCTCATGCACTCAGTTAAACCACTAAATAACAGATAATTTCCCTAAGTTGAAAGGAACCGTATCCATATAGAAGTTGACAATAACTGACAGAGGATAACCTTCTATGACAGAAATTGAGAAATGATTATTCTTCCAGCCCTAATACTCTAGCAACCTACCATACATATCACCAGGCATATCAGAAGGTTAACACCCTCAAACTCACTAATCCTTGGATAAAAGTGTATGTAATTAGCAACAAGCTTAAACGCACAGTCGCACACACAAAAGCCTCACTTATGGGAGGCTTTAGGGGTTCATCAGTCCCGGACAGACCAAAAGTGGAGTATCTTCCCTCTtgcaaatacaaacaaaaactacaaaataGTTTCTAACCAAACCTGGAGCAACAAATATCCTTTTATACCTATAAACAGAATTTACACTAAACCACTTCTAAACGCATGGAAAACCACCATCTCGCTCCCATTAAACCCAAACAAAACATTATATAACTAACACACCAACATCTGTATGCTAAAAACATTCAATaaatactcaaaaaaaaaaaaaaaaacaaagaacaaacaaaattgaaaagtaataaaCCTGCCACAAGCCACACACCGAAGCCGCCCCTGCTTGCCATCCTCTAAATACTTCTTTCTGTCGGTCTCATTCTCATTAATCACCttcacaaaatgaaaaaaggctTTCTTTAATTCACTCTGGTTCACTTCATCAAAATTCCTGTTATTATTTCTATTAGCCAACCCTACATCATCACCACTACCAATCCTCATTTGCTTTCCTGCTCTCATTTCACCCGCCACACTAGTCGTTCCGGAAACTCGATTATCCGGCCCCAAAGTGTAATTTTTCCAATTTGAataactactactactattcCCTTGCTTCACTGATTCCTCATCAAATTTcctcttattttgattttgattctggTTTTGAAAACCTAACGCATCAGGGTTCGATGGAGGGAAGCGGGGCCCAGTGGGGAGAAAGTCGAGGTGGCCCCCCCGGTGAAGGAACCGCGGCGGAAGAGGAGGACGAGGGAAGTCTTGGTAATCTGGTGGGAGAGCTAAGTAAGAGCGGACGCTGCCGTTGGCGAGCACAATAGTGCGGCGTTCAAGCATGTGAAAGCCGTATGTAGGTGGTGGAGGAGGCCCAAGGTCTGGGAATGGGAACGGAGGGACTTGTGGAGGTTGGATTGGGCATGCAGTAGAAGTAGCGGGCTTGGGGGATGGGCCAGTGTTGGGCTTTGGGGTAGGGTTTGGTTTATGGAGTTTCTGGTTGGATTGCCGTGGTTGTggattgttgttgttggtggCGGTGGATTCCCAACGGGATTTGCGGTCGGGGGCAGGGgtggaggaagaggaggagggggGGGGTTTTTGAGTCGAGGATTTGGGGTGGGAGCCACCTGCCATCCCTCGGCAGAATGTGTGATTAGGGATTCTAAATggatatcaatatttttagcgGAGAAGAGGAGAGAGTAGAGTGCAAGAGGTTTTACTTTCAGCGGGGAAAGATGCTCTGGCCTAAGCCTCTCTCTGAGGATGAGAAAACGGTCTGTTAAAAACGGATGATCCCAAGGCCAACTGCACGTCGTTCAGTTTTTTACGGAACGACACGTCACCTCGACGTTTTAAGGTGTCTTCTGGATAAATTCAACAACTAGTGAAAGACCGTTCTTTATAAGGAGGAAAGGATTGAAAGCGAAGTGTGTGTGGAAGGGAAGGAATCAAGGGTAAAACCACCTACAACTCTGCATCCAATTCTAGCTGGGGTTGTGTGGGTAtgcatgttttattttgtttctcctTTTTCGTTTTTGGTTTTCCTCTGAACTCGTTAATCTCCATAGTAAATGCTTGTTGGTTTGTAGGATGCCGCGGATTTAGCTTGGTTGAGTTACAGGAACAAGAATGGCTGTGCTTCTTGGAGCTAAAATATGCTCATTTGTCACTTTCAAGACAATGAACAGAACCTCTAAACCTGATATGGACTGTAAGCAACAACTTTAATTCCCTCCCTGTATTCTTTCTTTCGTAAATCAGTATTGACAACGGCGCACCATTCACCAACCTTGTTTCTTGATGGTTTCAATGCAACATTACAGACAAACTGAATTCTAGGTGTAATGCTGTTCTATCATCTCAAGCTGCTTTGCCAAGTCGTCGACATGTCTTGGTCTTTAGCGCTTCATTTGTTACAGTTCTGACCTTAAATTGCTTTCTTACACCATTACAAGCACGGGccaaagaggaagaaaaggacGACGGAGTCGCTGGGGCCATTAAATCATTGTTTGATCCTAATGAGAAAACAAAATCTGGGAAATTGTTGCCAAAGGCATACTTAAAGGCAGCAAGAGAAGTTGTGAAGAACCTCCGCGAGTCACTCAAGGAAGATACCAAGGATATTGCCAAGTTTAGACGGACTGCAGATGCAGCAAAGGAGTCCATCCGGGAATACCTGGGCAGTTGGAGGGGACAAGAAAAGGTAGTTCGTGAGGTACGCACCTTCAACTCGTTACCATCGTTTGAAGAGTTGTTTCAATCTGCCACTTTTTACTTTCTTGTTGCAGGAATCATATGTAGAATTAGAGAAGGCAATTAGGTCTTTGGCCAGTTTCTATTCGAGGGCTGGTCCATCTGCACAACTCCCGGAAGAGGTTAGATCAGAGATATTGAATGATTTGAATACCGCTGAAGAATTTTTGTAGAGTGATCAGATGCACATCAGCTAAATGGCCTCGAACCCAACTCTGGATGGGAAATTCAGGCTGTGCTCTCTATTTGCAATCACGTCTATTTCCTTTGAAATATGAACAGAAAAACTACTGTTACATGCTGTGAAATTCTTAGCTATCATTTTTGAGTTCATGCAATCAGGATAATTACAAGGTTGGttggtttgtttgtttttcattttagcaTCCATCCAAGAAAGCAGGATGGTTTAAGCAAATTCCGCAACtgctttccctttcttttatgAATCACATCTCTGGCATTACATATCCAATACAATATTCGTTGGCTGTGAAAATTTCACTCCACCAGAAAATAAAAGGTCGGGCAGCATTCAACGCTTATGCATTGAGCAAATTCGGGGGAACCAAAATCTCACCCCATGGACTAATGCATATTGATTTTCTTTCCAAATTGAATGAGATTGACATGATTTAGGCATATGAATCCCAAAACAAAAGCattgtaaattataaatatgagAAGTAATAAAAAGGAGGGGTTAGCATTTGCCAATTCATTCTCATATAAATCACAAAACCATTAGAATCTGCACTTGGAAAGCAACACATTTCATTCCGCTTGAAAAGATTGTAGTAAAGAAGTGTAGGGGAATTTCATATGACTAGAGAAAGGTACTGAATCcgacaaatagaaaaaatcactCAAGTGCCTAGTCTAAACCACAGTGGAACAACTTGGCAATCACTAGAAATCAAGTCACCAAAGGCCACGGTTCAAGAGATCTCGGTGTACATTTCCCAGAGGACACCACCAAGAAGCTTCAATAAAGTGACAGGTGAGAACGGACAAATAACTACGAGCTCAAAAGTTTGTTCTTGACAAATACACATCTTCCCTGCTGCTCCCTCCTTTTCCCTACGCCACGAGTAAAACAACGTTTGgaatacaaaaacatcaattCATTACGAGTTCAAAATACAACTAACCATACGAGCAATAGCCTATCCTTCACAGCATCCATGTCCCCATATTGGACTGCATCAGCAAGAACAGTAACTTAATCACTTTCGgtttatcatataaataaatggCGCTCAACTGATTATCATAACGACAAACTAGTAGAGATCACAAACATGGATCTCATGGAGGATGCTTGAAGACAATGCATCCAAAGTCACATCACCTTCGAATTTAAACCATCATTCTTAAAGTAATAATGAATCATCACGATCTCGATAGAACCCCCTTTGAGCTGCACATAACAAATCAGACGTGCTTTAACGTTTTCATTGCAAGAAGTATTATGTGGAATAAGCAAGAAAACCTTCTAATGCTAAAGAACTCTACAACATGCCATGAAAATTGGCTTCCTAATGGATAGTGAACATGCTAAAAAggtaagaaaaggaaaatgcaaACAAGTGATAGGAAATGATTTGTAAGGTGCTACCAGCCAATCTAAGAAATCTTGCTGAagtaatttaacaaaaattatggTTTCTTAGCTGCAAAAACTTTGATGCAATGATTTGCTCATGAAGAACTGAAGAAGAATCTTATAATAAGGGGACAAGTCACAAAATCACATATCAGGTTGAAAAAGGAGAAATGATGTCAAAGCAGGAACTTTTTGAGATCCACAAAGTAGAAGCATACCGTACTCTTTCGTTAATGTAGCGACaagatgaaaggaaaaaaaaaaggaatcgaAACTGGTGCAGTGCAATACACTTATACGACTATTTCTCAGCTTTAAATCAACTTCAAAATTTGGAGTATGTTTACAAGGGGAGATGCTTTCAATGCCAGTGTAGTCACAGCTGAAGAGGAGAAATCAAACCTTGGCACAGTCCCGAGGCGACGTGGGTCATATTCTGTTGCTTGTCGAAGAGCCCTGGCAAAAGCTTTGAAGGTTGCCTCAATAACATGATGAGAATTTCTTCCAGCAAGCTGTGGTCCACATTGGAACattcttttataaatataaatctgACAGCAAACGGGATTAGAAAAGCTAGCTAGCTAATCAATACAAGGAAAAatgcaaattataaaattaaaagggaaagattgtacaaaaaataacaagcaaGCCAACTTCTAAAAGATTGAAGATTGCAACAAAGTTCATGGAAAACCTCCAGTACTACCATTGTACCATCAACTTGGTACATCTCTACACCAGAATGTGATGTGTATTCAATTTGCCATATCATATAAGTAACGAAACCATAAAATCAACATATAATGTTTCAATTACATGAGTAAATGTTAGGACCAATATCTGCCACTCTTTCTACATTTTATGCTTTAATGGATCCAAATTAAACTTGAGGAAAACCTACGTTTAATTCTAATGCAGCCCTTCCACCAAAAGGAGATCTACTCCTATCACATCCTTATCCCTTGCTAATTCTTCGAAGGATTCTGATCAGCTTTGTTACGTATCTTGGGTTCTCTTCAAGGAATCTAAACCATTCTTGTCCATAAA is a window of Populus nigra chromosome 10, ddPopNigr1.1, whole genome shotgun sequence DNA encoding:
- the LOC133705467 gene encoding uncharacterized protein LOC133705467 isoform X2: MAGGSHPKSSTQKPPPSSSSSTPAPDRKSRWESTATNNNNPQPRQSNQKLHKPNPTPKPNTGPSPKPATSTACPIQPPQVPPFPFPDLGPPPPPTYGFHMLERRTIVLANGSVRSYLALPPDYQDFPRPPLPPRFLHRGGHLDFLPTGPRFPPSNPDALGFQNQNQNQNKRKFDEESVKQGNSSSSYSNWKNYTLGPDNRVSGTTSVAGEMRAGKQMRIGSGDDVGLANRNNNRNFDEVNQSELKKAFFHFVKVINENETDRKKYLEDGKQGRLRCVACGRSSKDFPDMHALIMHTYSSDNADVRVDHLGLHKALCILMRWNYSMPPDNSKAYQFLPADEAGANQDDLIMWPPMVIIHNTIRVKSKDGRMEGLGNRSMDSKMRGRASHFASVLEDAGNLLYPNTPPCTFC
- the LOC133705467 gene encoding uncharacterized protein LOC133705467 isoform X1; this encodes MAGGSHPKSSTQKPPPSSSSSTPAPDRKSRWESTATNNNNPQPRQSNQKLHKPNPTPKPNTGPSPKPATSTACPIQPPQVPPFPFPDLGPPPPPTYGFHMLERRTIVLANGSVRSYLALPPDYQDFPRPPLPPRFLHRGGHLDFLPTGPRFPPSNPDALGFQNQNQNQNKRKFDEESVKQGNSSSSYSNWKNYTLGPDNRVSGTTSVAGEMRAGKQMRIGSGDDVGLANRNNNRNFDEVNQSELKKAFFHFVKVINENETDRKKYLEDGKQGRLRCVACGRSSKDFPDMHALIMHTYSSDNADVRVDHLGLHKALCILMRWNYSMPPDNSKAYQFLPADEAGANQDDLIMWPPMVIIHNTIRVKSKDGRMEGLGNRSMDSKMRDLGFVVGKSKSLYGRDGHLGITLVKFGGDQSGLKEAIRMAEYFEKDNHGRKAWGCLQPVTLGKDDEKNPSLVKVDQSGEKTRILYGYLATAADLYKVDFETRKKVVIESLREYEASK
- the LOC133705469 gene encoding photosystem II D1 precursor processing protein PSB27-H2, chloroplastic-like; translated protein: MAVLLGAKICSFVTFKTMNRTSKPDMDYKLNSRCNAVLSSQAALPSRRHVLVFSASFVTVLTLNCFLTPLQARAKEEEKDDGVAGAIKSLFDPNEKTKSGKLLPKAYLKAAREVVKNLRESLKEDTKDIAKFRRTADAAKESIREYLGSWRGQEKVVREESYVELEKAIRSLASFYSRAGPSAQLPEEVRSEILNDLNTAEEFL